A part of Aquibium oceanicum genomic DNA contains:
- the accB gene encoding acetyl-CoA carboxylase biotin carboxyl carrier protein, whose product MATKNPVVDQQLIRDLAGILNETNLSEIEVEQGDLRVRVSRQNAPIHAFANAPAPQYQERPSGASQVAPAATTPAPPSDKIVPSPMVGTAYAAPSPGSPPFVEIGQKVREGQTLLIIEAMKTMNQIPSPRAGTVTQILFEDTQPVEYGEPLVVIE is encoded by the coding sequence ATGGCGACAAAGAACCCCGTCGTGGACCAGCAGCTCATCAGAGATCTCGCAGGCATCCTGAACGAGACGAACCTCTCGGAAATCGAGGTCGAGCAAGGCGATCTGCGCGTTCGGGTCTCGCGCCAGAACGCTCCCATTCACGCGTTCGCCAATGCACCGGCGCCGCAGTACCAGGAGCGTCCCTCCGGCGCGTCACAGGTCGCCCCCGCCGCGACCACGCCTGCTCCGCCCTCCGACAAGATCGTCCCCTCGCCCATGGTCGGCACCGCCTACGCCGCCCCCTCGCCCGGCTCTCCTCCCTTCGTCGAGATCGGCCAGAAGGTGCGCGAGGGCCAGACGCTGCTCATCATCGAGGCGATGAAGACGATGAACCAGATTCCGTCGCCGCGCGCGGGCACCGTGACGCAGATCCTCTTCGAGGACACCCAGCCGGTCGAGTATGGCGAACCGCTCGTCGTGATCGAGTAG